One Asterias rubens chromosome 1, eAstRub1.3, whole genome shotgun sequence genomic region harbors:
- the LOC117293285 gene encoding uncharacterized protein LOC117293285: MSAGPLKRLRSSSSLDLLEDGDLIPWTFVSPQAEQSDNETSTTYTKEGWANKKRHVYKKKKGKVEVKSTSEASSTEWTDEEEYSLCQVVAISLKNASGSQGKPATDNNRQENQSTPHSPHNWEALLAKNMTRELQSLNISGVLAECFIPTHGHTDIVTRVKSSAFRRRFLGFLRAKDEQNKRLLAGMEPEEQEVISGEVGSSDNSGDDFQDEEKQELQNSSSTLRKCLWANKSNKKLKREKQSQSGESKLIVTEETDPNFADGHKKRISECITGHPAKKTVLHQDDSSSKGDGHVSDKHKATKRISTRLKKKQQQQSTDADTDSDKVNSSHFSPNLADDESHQSAEFIKKGREFRNERRNEQQETVDSDSLIPVQEGSRTGMKRNARTVQQANGKSVSQKLSMPDDCGKMKKSVRTGKQQRSTKFNKALKQPVKTNSVPQVDRHELHTRNAPILAAISPSVRHSQANAKENEKRSFKAFRKKLLDKTLEVQLNGPMLTSTFKPQGSNEKTKVCEGLDSYLMLQKVQQNRKNILDACLMVQRDTT, from the exons ATGTCAGCTGGACCACTGAAGAGACTGCGCTCCTCCTCCTCATTGGACCTTCTTGAAGATGGTGACTTAATTCCTTGGACCTTTGTCAGTCCTCAGGCAGAGCAATCTGATAATGAGACATCTACAACGTACACCAAAGAGGGCTGGGCCAATAAGAAAAGACATGTGTATA aaaagaagaaaggaAAGGTTGAGGTGAAGTCTACATCAGAAGCGTCTTCCACTGAATGGACTGATGAAGAAGAATACAGTCTTTGTCAAGTTGTGGCCATCAGTTTGAAAAATGCATCAGGCAGTCAGGGGAAACCCGCTACGGACAACAACCGCCAAGAAAACCAATCTACCCCCCATTCACCACATAATTGGGAAGCTCTACTTGCCAAAAATATGACAAGAGAACTACAGAGTCTGAACATATCGGGGGTACTGGCAGAGTGTTTCATACCCACACACGGACACACCGATATTGTAACAAGAGTTAAGTCGAGTGCTTTCCGGCGTAGATTTCTTGGTTTCTTACGCGCCAAagatgaacaaaataaacgtCTTTTAGCCGGTATGGAACCTGAAGAGCAAGAAGTCATTTCTGGTGAAGTTGGTTCATCTGATAATTCCGGagatgattttcaggatgaggaAAAACAGGAGTTACAGAACTCGTCATCAACACTCAGAAAATGTCTCTGGGCGAATAAAAGTAACAAAAAGCTCAAACGAGAAAAACAGTCACAAAGTGGAGAATCAAAACTAATTGTAACTGAGGAAACTGACCCTAACTTTGCAGACGGACATAAAAAGCGCATCAGTGAATGCATTACTGGGCATCCTGCGAAGAAAACGGTTTTGCATCAAGATGACAGCAGCTCAAAGGGTGACGGACATGTCAGTGATAAACATAAAGCAACTAAAAGAATCTCAACGAGACTCAAGaagaaacagcaacaacaatcaACTGATGCAGACACTGACAGCGATAAGGTCAACTCGTCACACTTCTCACCAAATCTTGCAGATGATGAGTCGCATCAAAGTGCTGAGTTTATCAAAAAAGGGCGGGAATTCAGAAATGAAAGACGGAATGAACAACAGGAAACAGTAGACTCTGATTCGCTGATACCGGTTCAAGAAGGGTCAAGAACAGGCATGAAGAGAAATGCAAGGACTGTTCAGCAGGCGAATGGCAAATCAGTCTCCCAAAAACTGTCCATGCCTGATGACTGTGGAAAAATGAAAAAGAGTGTACGGACTGGAAAACAGCAAAGATCTACTAAATTTAACAAGGCTCTAAAACAGCCAGTGAAGACAAACAGTGTACCGCAGGTAGACAGACATGAACTCCATACCAGGAATGCCCCAATCCTAGCTGCCATATCACCATCGGTCAGACATTCACAAGCAAATGCCAAG GAGAATGAGAAGAGGAGTTTCAAGGCATTCAGAAAGAAGCTTCTTGACAAGACCCTTGAGGTTCAGCTCAATGGTCCTATGTTGACATCCACTTTCAAACCTCAAGGGAGTAATGAGAAAACTAAG GTCTGTGAGGGGCTTGACTCATATTTGATGCTGCAGAAAGTTCAGCAGAATCGCAAGAACATTCTTGATGCTTGTCTGATGGTGCAGAGAGACACTACCTGA
- the LOC117299611 gene encoding receptor-interacting serine/threonine-protein kinase 1-like produces the protein MAASTAMDPDQTASVLSDKYFRNLSSSLGREWEALATHLDFRKSEIDQIKMNNQLNVENQIFDMLVQWRQRLGKLQNCHLEKLSQSLKSVERNDLAVQLEEIICKVDSSSGSTDGNTTTNQQQKPVDGSPPMSYTYEDSKCKINIKNIKIAGKDNAIFYGPVSGATINFN, from the exons AGTGTTCTCTCTGATAAATATTTCCgaaatttatcttcaagtctGGGGCGAGAATGGGAGGCTTTGGCGACCCACCTCGACTTCAGGAAATCAGAGATTGATCAGATCAAGATGAACAATCAACTAAATGTAGAGAATCAGATCTTTGACATGTTAGTGCAATGGCGACAGAGACTCGGAAAGTTGCAAAACTGTCATTTGGAAAAATTGTCTCAAAGCCTAAAGAGTGTGGAACGAAATGATCTGGCTGTTCAGTTGGAAG AAATAATCTGCAAAGTCGACTCGAGTTCTGGAAGTACCGATGGAAACACCACTACCAATCAACAACAGAAACCAGTGGATGGAAGCCCACCAATGTCATATACTTACGAGGactcaaaatgcaaaattaatattaagaACATTAAAATCGCTGGAAAAGACAATGCTATTTTCTATGGACCAGTCTCGGGCGCCACCATTAATTTCAActga
- the LOC117293292 gene encoding JNK1/MAPK8-associated membrane protein-like yields MAPLMKVTNVTENARSKSSYTMKVYREFKPFFCIILTMSVPTLTEGSDINPFQPYYGEPVIGLRTCPGLYCGRQQIFNNTYINNDAYGSCGACPRGNRRNNESICVPCTSSPIVYDWLYIGFMVVLSLGLHLFFIDFFSKGYRILILLGAAIVECSGAVILTLLLIEPRGQLQIHTCGVQMLSDWYTMLNNPTPDYTNTLHCTQEAVYPLYTIIFIIYSFELLLMMLFRPILSVKLCKNQGRNSIYAALYFLPVLVLFHAVFAGLVYYSFPHILIITSLVTHAIHFAYSEIESPKKLISKTRHLVILLAHWLCHAFGIISLTRLANPSFNLPMLSLVLLPVVFYLSTEKFTEPCRIQSGEV; encoded by the exons ATGGCGCCGCTCATGAAGGTTACAAATGTCACCGAAAATGCCAGATCAAAATCAAGCTATACCATGAAAGTTTATCGTGAGTTCAAACCTTTCTTCTGCATAATACTGACGATGTCTGTACCCACTCTCACCGAAGGCTCTGACATCAATCCATTTCAGCCAT ATTATGGAGAGCCAGTGATAGGACTGAGAACCTGTCCTGGGTTGTACTGCGGCCGTCAGCAGATCTTCAATAACACTTACATTAATAATGACGCGTATGGATCATGTGGG GCTTGTCCACGTGGTAATCGCAGGAACAATGAATCGATCTGCGTGCCTTGTACGTCATCTCCGATAGTGTACGACTGGCTGTATATTGGATTCATGGTTGTTCTCTCGCTTGGTCTGCATCTATTTTTCATTGACTTCTTCTCCAAAGGATACCG TATCTTGATACTTCTTGGAGCTGCAATTGTAGAATGCAGTGGAGCGGTTATTCTAACACTACTCCTGATTGAGCCTAGAG GTCAACTACAGATACACACCTGTGGGGTACAAATGCTATCGGACTGGTATACCATGCTCAACAACCCGACTCCAGACTACACAAATACACTACACTGCACACAAGAGGCTGTTTATCCATT GTACACCATTATCTTCATTATCTACTCATTTGAGCTTCTACTGATGATGTTATTCAGACCTATCCTCTCGGTTAAACTTTGTAAGAACCAGGGCAGAAACTCCATCTACGCTGCCCTCTACTTCCTGCCGGTACTCGTCCTATTTCATGCAGTGTTTGCCGGCTTAGTAT ACTACTCCTTTCCCCACATACTGATAATCACATCCCTTGTGACGCACGCCATCCATTTCGCTTATTCTGAAATTGAG AGCCCAAAGAAGCTTATTTCCAAGACACGTCACCTGGTCATTCTTCTTGCCCACTGGCTGTGTCATGCCTTCGGTATCATCTCGCTGACGAGACTTGCCAATCCATCCTTCAACCTGCCAATGCTCTCATTGGTTCTCTTGCCAGTAGTGTTCTACCTCTCAACGGAAAAGTTCACCGAGCCGTGCCGAATCCAGTCGGGTGAGGTGTGA